A single genomic interval of Ischnura elegans chromosome 3, ioIscEleg1.1, whole genome shotgun sequence harbors:
- the LOC124155669 gene encoding uncharacterized protein LOC124155669 — translation MASRVSFGGQEVDLQRVIDDFADKLEQLGAENERLRAVVARGEGQEVASPARAKFTLLNSIEPFHGRPGDDVDAYLERVQQVASLSGWSDGETLAAARLRLGGEAAVYERTRSECKTAATYSAWKNIILDRYRSKKTARFYRELLAVIHMEPKEDIEEFADRVRRINARTAEIGGTPERMEAMRYEADQRALDAFLRGLSGELGRLCRLAMPESFDAAVATAVRIREAERTPRNPSPSRRAFQVTARECYNCGRTGHFARECRSQRRGKCYSCGVEGHFARECRKGSSSRAANLNGKGVDRPAGADPW, via the coding sequence ATGGCGAGTCGGGTTAGTTTCGGCGGGCAAGAGGTGGACCTCCAACGGGTGATCGACGACTTCGCAGACAAACTTGAGCAGCTGGGTGCTGAGAACGAGCGTTTGAGAGCCGTCGTCGCCAGGGGAGAAGGGCAGGAGGTCGCTTCACCCGCGAGGGCAAAATTCACCCTCCTAAATTCCATAGAACCCTTCCATGGTCGCCCCGGCGATGACGTCGATGCCTACCTCGAGCGAGTCCAGCAGGTGGCGTCCCTGAGCGGATGGAGCGATGGGGAAACGCTCGCCGCCGCGCGGCTACGTCTGGGTGGGGAAGCCGCGGTGTACGAGCGCACGAGATCAGAATGTAAGACGGCGGCCACTTACTCGGCGTGGAAGAATATCATTCTCGACCGCTATCGCTCGAAGAAGACCGCTCGTTTCTACCGAGAGCTCCTAGCAGTCATTCACATGGAGCCGAAGGAGGACATCGAAGAGTTCGCGGATCGAGTCAGGCGGATCAACGCGCGGACGGCGGAAATCGGCGGAACTCCGGAGCGGATGGAGGCAATGAGATACGAGGCTGATCAGCGAGCCTTGGATGCCTTCTTGAGAGGCCTTTCGGGCGAATTGGGCAGGCTATGCCGACTCGCTATGCCCGAGAGTTTCGACGCCGCCGTCGCGACGGCAGTGAGAATCCGGGAGGCTGAGAGGACGCCGCGTAATCCATCGCCCAGTCGTCGAGCGTTCCAGGTGACGGCTCGTGAGTGCTACAATTGCGGGCGCACTGGCCATTTCGCCCGTGAGTGTCGCAGCCAACGACGTGGGAAGTGCTACAGCTGCGGCGTGGAGGGCCATTTTGCTCGTGAGTGCAGGAAGGGGTCATCGAGCCGGGCGGCCAATTTAAACGGCAAAGGGGTCGACCGTCCCGCCGGCGCCGACCCCTGGTAA